One part of the Quercus lobata isolate SW786 chromosome 7, ValleyOak3.0 Primary Assembly, whole genome shotgun sequence genome encodes these proteins:
- the LOC115951451 gene encoding uncharacterized protein LOC115951451, whose translation MHQPVDEGARTFTGFLGTIARKPHMCPIKYLDWKALPEKLKEECWRLVKRKYQVLDNPKAYEGLKKFTLQKIGKAWRDHKCRLKAKHYIPHSRNKARVKSNRPRKCISEDWDILVDHWYTDDAVIESDKNKDRRSKQDDIHTGGSCGYVMHAAKKAKTDGHPIERAILFQILRTRKDGSAVNPVMKEKMDKMKELLVDPKNQLQSSDRSGSIAWSTDDVFAKVMGKERKGHIRGVGFGATPSGQSSKTILTDSEIQSSQARDSEVAQLKASLATMEEKLVGFDKMKEKISQFKEMEQRMEQRMARMLQQMQQISTQCNQDAPLIEQSPALSKSSAASHQPRSL comes from the exons ATGCATCAGCCGGTTGATGAGGGGGCGAGGACTTTCACTGGTTTCTTGGGTACGATTGCACGGAAACCCCACATGTGCCCGATTAAATACCTTGATTGGAAGGCCTTGCCAGAAAAACTTAAAGAAGAGTGTTGGCGTCTTGTAAAG CGAAAATACCAAGTCCTTGATAATCCTAAGGCATATGAGGGTTTGAAGAAATTTACCTTACAAAAAATTGGGAAGGCTTGGAGAGATCATAAGTGTAGGCTGAAGGCTAAGCATTATATACCGCAttcaagaaacaaagcacgGGTGAAGAGCAACCGACCTAGGAAATGCATATCAGAAGATTGGGATATACTTGTTGATCATTGGTATACTGATGATGCAGTG ATAGAGTCAGATAAGAATAAGGATCGTCGTTCTAAACAAGATGACATACATACTGGTGGTTCGTGTGGCTATGTTATGCACGCTGCAAAAAAG GCAAAAACGGATGGACATCCTATAGAGCGTGcaatattatttcaaattctaCGTACTCGTAAAGATGGATCTGCAGTTAATCCtgtaatgaaagaaaaaatg GATAAAATGAAGGAATTGTTGGTTGACCCTAAGAATCAATTGCAGTCATCTGACAGAAGTGGGAGTATTGCATGGTCAACAGATGATGTGTTTGCCAAAGTGATGGGTAAAGAGCGCAAAGGTCACATTCGTGGGGTAGGATTTGGTGCAACCCCAAGTGGTCAAAGTAGCAAGACTATTCTCACGGACAGTGAAATACAATCAAGTCAAGCAAGGGATAGCGAAGTTGCCCAATTGAAGGCTTCCTTGGCTACTATGGAGGAGAAACTAGTAGGTTTTGacaaaatgaaggaaaaaattaGTCAATTCAAAGAAATGGAGCAAAGAATGGAGCAAAGAATGGCTCGCATGCTTCAACAAATGCAACAAATTTCTACACAATGCAATCAG GATGCTCCTCTGATCGAACAATCTCCAGCTCTCTCCAAATCATCAGCCGCATCTCATCAACCAAGAAGCTTATAA